The Clostridium botulinum BKT015925 genome includes the window GTCTTTATAAGTTTCCAATGATGATTATATCCTTTAAATATATAAGTTTTAGGTGTATTAGTATTTACCCATATATAGTAGTCTGTTACACTATTTGAATTTCTTTTGTTTATAAAATTTTCAAAGTAATTAGAGCTATCAACGGGAGAAAAAATATTATCTTTGGAATTATACATAGTTTTTTCCGTTGGCTCTAAATCTAATTTTTTTAAAGTTGATTTGCCGGGTATACCGTCTCTAGCTAAATCATTTCTTTTTTGAAAGTCGTAAATTGCAGTTTCAGTAGAATCACCAAATATTCCATCCGAATTTATTTTATATCCAAATTTATTAAGTTTTTGTTGTAATGTTTTAACCTCATTTCCACGTGAGCCTAATTTTAAAGGTGTAAATTTTTTTTCTTTAATTTCTGATACCGCGGGATTATTTTTATTTTTCTCTAGGGTATTTTTATTTTGAGATAATTTTTTTTCATAAGTATTATTTTCAATGCTATGGGATTCTGTGTTTATACTTTTTTTAATTAATGAATTTTTTCTGAAGGTTTTTCCATATACCCTAATGCTACACAATGAAGTTAAAGAAAATATAAAGATAAAAAATAATATTATTGCATTTCTTTCACATTTCATAGTATTCCTCCTATCATATTTCAATATATGGAATTGATTGATAATATCAATATATGAGTTCAATAGAAAAATAGTAATGATTTAAAGAAATATATTATTTTCAAAAAAGGAATATTTCACAAGAATAAAAAATAACATATATAGGAAAAACGTTAAGAGGGGTTTAGAGTATGGACATAAAAAATGTAATAATAAAAAAGATAGAGGAGTATAGAGGGAGTATTACTAATTTTCTTATTGATATGATAAATATACATAGTGTTACTTATAATGAAAAAGAAGTTGCATTAAGAGTTAAAAAAGAAATGGATAAAGTTGGATTTGATGAAACATTCATAGATGGAATGGGTAATATTATTGGAAGGGTAGGAAACGGAAGTAAAGTTATAGCTATAGAAGCTCATATTGATACAGTAGATGTAGGGGATGATGATTTATGGAATCAAAATCCGTTTAGTCCTGAAATTAAAGATGATGTTATATATGGAAGAGGTACACTTGAGCAAAAAGGTGCTATGGCGTCAATTGTATATAGTGCTAAAGTTATTAAAGATTTGCAGCTTACAGGGGATTATACGGTTTATGTAATAGGATCTATAATGAAAGAAGAATATGATGGAGAAGCTTGGAAATATATAATAGAGAAGGATAATATAAAACCTGATTTTGTAGTTATAACTGAACCTACAAATTTAAATATTCATATAGGCAGTAGGGGAAGAGCCGAAATAGAAGTTATTATAAATGGATTAAGCACTGATTCGGGAGATTGTATAAGGGGGATAAATGCTATTTATAAGGCTCTTCCTGTAGTTAAAGATTTAGAGAAATTAAATCAATTATATAAAAGTGATATTTTAGGAAAAGCATCTATTTCTGTTAATAAGATATCTTGTAAAAGTCCGTCTAAATCATGTATATCAGATAAATGTATTATCAATATTGATAGAAGAATGGTTTTAGGAGAACATATAGATGATATTATTAAGGAATTAAGTTGCTTAAAATCTATTAAAAATTATAATGTTAAAATAAATACATCAAATAAGACAACATATACGGGATATAGCTATAGTGCCAATAATATCTTGAGACCATGGATCATAGATAAGGATAGTTTTATATTAAAAAAGACCATTGAAGCATATAAAACCATGTATGATACAGAGCCACAAATAAAAAAATGGATATTAACTACAAATGGAAGTATAACTTATGGTATGTTTAAAATTCCGACTATAGGTTTTGGTCCAGGCAAAGAAATATTGGCATATAGTCCAAGGGAACAAGTTTCAATAGAGGACTTGATAAAAGCTTGTGCATTATATTCAATATTACCTTTAAAGTTAAGTACAAAATAGATATTATAGAGTTATATAGGAATTACCATCGAGGGGTATTAACATTTGTAAAGGAGGATTACCACTTGAATTTCCAACAGTATAAAGAGTATAAAATCTATTAGGTTTTAACACTATGTTTGGTATTGTTAAAATAACTTTGTTGGTTCCAGTTGGTTTAGCTTGGATTGTATAAGTACCTGTTTTTATTGGGGTATAGTCTGTTCCTTTTTCAAATGCCACATCTTTGAATAGTGTAGTATCATTAGGCAAAGTTATATCTAGATTTGGAGTATCAGGAGATAGATGTACAAACTTAATATAAGCATTATTTGGGGGAATTGGAAGTTTAGGCTCTTCATAAGGAAGTACATGAATATGTCTAAGTGTATTTCCAAGTGCTAATGTCAAAATTTTATCAGAAGGTATTTTTATTCGAGTATCAATAATAGGAGATGAGAGTTTTCCAGCAGGAAAAACCTTTATATTATATAGACCGGGTATTATGGATATATATTGAGTAAAGTCCTTATATTTTAAGTTAGCAGTTATTGGTTGATTGTTGAAATATATATCTACTGCTGGTGTATCAGGTGATGCATGAAGTAGTCTTATAAAAGATTTAGTTTTAATCCTCCAATAAGGATATAAAGTCATAGTAATATTCATCCTTTCAAAATATTTATACATAATACAATATGTTCACGTAAATGTATTTGTGATATATGATTTAATTATTATGTTGACGTAAATGTTGGGTAAATGTATAATTTTATGAAATAATATATAAAAATACTTTTAGGGGGAAGAGAAATGTCAGATATAAGATTAAAGAAGTTGGCTAGATTATTGGTTAATTATTCAGCTGAAGTGAAAAAAGGGGACTTTGTACTTGTACAATGTGAAAATGTATGTGAGCCTTGGATGGTTGAAGTAGCAAAAGAGGCTATAATTGCAGGAGCACATGTAGAAACTAAATTAAATTCTCATGAAGTAGATCAAGTAAAGCTAAAATATAGTACTGAAGAGCAATTGCAAGAAGAAAATTTTATACAAAAGATTGCTTTAGATAAGGCAGATGTGTGGTTAACTGCATGGGGAACTAAGAATACTAAATCAAATGCCAATATTGATTCTAAAGTATTAAAATTAAGTGCTAAAGGAGCTACAAGTTGGAGGGAGATTTATTCAAAAAAAATGGGGGATGGATCACTTAGATGGTGTGGAACCCAATTTCCAACTTATGCAGATGCACAAGAGGCTAGTATGAGTCTTGATGAGTATGAGGATTTTGTATATGGAGCTGGTCTTTTGGATTCGGATGATCCAGTACAAGAGTGGAAAAAAGTAAGTGAATATCAAGAAAAATGGGTAAAATATCTAGACACAAAAAAGAAATTACATATTATTTCAGAAGGAACTGATATAAAAGTAAATATAGAAGGAAGAAAATGGATAAATTGTGATGGCAAAGTTAACTTTCCAGATGGAGAGGTATTTACATCTCCTGTTGAAGATGGAATTAATGGATTTATAACTTTTAGTTTTCCAGGAATTTATATGGGAAAAGAGATTGAGGGAATAAGATTAGAAGTTGAAAATGGTAAGATTATAAATGCAACAGCAAAAAAAGGAGAAGAACTCTTAAAGACACTTTTATCAATTGATGAAGGAGCTTCTAGATTTGGAGAAGTTGCTATAGGAACTAATTATGGAATTAAAAAGTTTACAAGAAATATGTTATTTGACGAAAAAATAGGTGGAACTATTCATATGGCAATAGGTGATTCTATGCCAGAAGCAGGTGGAAAAAATAAATCTACTATTCATTGGGATATGCTTTGTGATATGAGAAATGGTGGTAAGATATATGCAGATAATGAGCTGTTTTAT containing:
- a CDS encoding L,D-transpeptidase family protein, whose amino-acid sequence is MKCERNAIILFFIFIFSLTSLCSIRVYGKTFRKNSLIKKSINTESHSIENNTYEKKLSQNKNTLEKNKNNPAVSEIKEKKFTPLKLGSRGNEVKTLQQKLNKFGYKINSDGIFGDSTETAIYDFQKRNDLARDGIPGKSTLKKLDLEPTEKTMYNSKDNIFSPVDSSNYFENFINKRNSNSVTDYYIWVNTNTPKTYIFKGYNHHWKLIKTLPCTVGKSSTPTIKGTFCIGNKGESFIVKNNSKLMCKYFTQINGDYLFHTILLNRNGSIANGTLGAKLSHGCIRLSINDAKFIYYNIPKKTTVYIN
- a CDS encoding YgeY family selenium metabolism-linked hydrolase, which gives rise to MDIKNVIIKKIEEYRGSITNFLIDMINIHSVTYNEKEVALRVKKEMDKVGFDETFIDGMGNIIGRVGNGSKVIAIEAHIDTVDVGDDDLWNQNPFSPEIKDDVIYGRGTLEQKGAMASIVYSAKVIKDLQLTGDYTVYVIGSIMKEEYDGEAWKYIIEKDNIKPDFVVITEPTNLNIHIGSRGRAEIEVIINGLSTDSGDCIRGINAIYKALPVVKDLEKLNQLYKSDILGKASISVNKISCKSPSKSCISDKCIINIDRRMVLGEHIDDIIKELSCLKSIKNYNVKINTSNKTTYTGYSYSANNILRPWIIDKDSFILKKTIEAYKTMYDTEPQIKKWILTTNGSITYGMFKIPTIGFGPGKEILAYSPREQVSIEDLIKACALYSILPLKLSTK
- a CDS encoding DUF4397 domain-containing protein, yielding MTLYPYWRIKTKSFIRLLHASPDTPAVDIYFNNQPITANLKYKDFTQYISIIPGLYNIKVFPAGKLSSPIIDTRIKIPSDKILTLALGNTLRHIHVLPYEEPKLPIPPNNAYIKFVHLSPDTPNLDITLPNDTTLFKDVAFEKGTDYTPIKTGTYTIQAKPTGTNKVILTIPNIVLKPNRFYTLYTVGNSSGNPPLQMLIPLDGNSYITL
- a CDS encoding aminopeptidase, giving the protein MSDIRLKKLARLLVNYSAEVKKGDFVLVQCENVCEPWMVEVAKEAIIAGAHVETKLNSHEVDQVKLKYSTEEQLQEENFIQKIALDKADVWLTAWGTKNTKSNANIDSKVLKLSAKGATSWREIYSKKMGDGSLRWCGTQFPTYADAQEASMSLDEYEDFVYGAGLLDSDDPVQEWKKVSEYQEKWVKYLDTKKKLHIISEGTDIKVNIEGRKWINCDGKVNFPDGEVFTSPVEDGINGFITFSFPGIYMGKEIEGIRLEVENGKIINATAKKGEELLKTLLSIDEGASRFGEVAIGTNYGIKKFTRNMLFDEKIGGTIHMAIGDSMPEAGGKNKSTIHWDMLCDMRNGGKIYADNELFYENGKFIEKVL